Within the Candidatus Izemoplasma sp. genome, the region CGTCCAACCGTCAAAATTAAACTGATTAAATTTAATGACAGTATAACTCGCAGACCCTACAATAAAGTTAATGATCCCTTGAATCATAAATACACGGAAAAAGGCAATAATTACGACCCTATCTCCCCATTCTTCACGCCATTGTTGGTAACGAAAATCTTCTGGTTTTCCCCAATTTCGTCTAATTAAACGTGCAGATAAACGACTTCCCCATACTGCGATAAATCCTACAATAATATAAGACAGTGTCGTTGGATCATTCATAGTCAAAAGTGTCGCAACACTCCCAACAACAAAACCAAACCCCCATCCCATATCAACAATTGAGTTGTCTTTTACGATTTGGGCAACGATAAAGAAAATGGTGAAATAGCCTAATGTGGCTAACATTGGAATGAGAAGTCCATTCTCATCAAAATGTTGAAAACCTATTGTTGCAATCGCTAGCGTGGCCACAAACAATAGTGTATAAATAATAATACGTTTTGTATCCAAAATTAACTCCCCCTAAGTTTTTATTAACTTCATTATATCATATTTTTTATAAACTACTAAGGTGAGCGCTAATAAAATGATTTTGTGATTTATGGGATCACCTTAAGAATTTTGTGACATGCTTGACATTGAAGGCCGCTAACTGAACTTGAACGATAAAAGCGACCGCAATTAATAATGCCGCAATACTCGCTTCTTCAAACGTCTGTAATGTGATTGCTAAAGCAATTGATAAATTTCTGATGTATGTGCCATGCATTAAGGCTATCCCATCCGCTTTATTAAAGAAATACTTAGCAATCATAAAGACGATAATATAGTAAGTCACATATAGTAAAATCACAGGTAATATAATCTGTAACAATAAGCTTGGTCGAGCAAATAACACTCTTGATTTGAGCCCTGTTGCGACAAAGATAATTAATACCAAACCTAATGTAGAAAAACGAGGAAAAATAGGTTTTATACGACTATGAAATGTCTCTTCACCAACGTTCTTTATGATGATGTATTGTGTGATAAAAGCTAGTATTAAAGGTAGAAAGACAACCAATAATACTTGACTAAAAATATCTAAAAATGCTATATCAACATCATGTCCTAATAAATATGACAAATAAAATGGGCTCAATATGCCACCAAGCAACAGTCCAACAACAACCATCTTGATAGCTGCATGCACATTTCCCTTACCTAATACGGTCCAACTGATTGTCATACCGCTGGTGGGAAATAAACTAATCATAAACAGTCCTAAATATAGATAGGGCTCTTCTCTTAAAAAGAGAAAACCAATCGCAAATGCAATAAATGGAAAAACTAAAAAATTAATGAATTGTGTGGTGATTTGGAGTTGTTTGTTAGCCGGTCTTGTCATCTCCTTAAAATTTAGCGTTACCATCATTGGATAGACCATCAAAAAAGTTAATGGTAAAATGAGTTGTTTCATCCAACTTATATCGGTTAAACGGCCTATAATAAGACCGAAAATCATCGCAATAAGAATACTGGTCATAAGATGTTGTTTAATTGATTTAAGTAGTTTCATGATTACCTCCATTAAAAATTACTAATATACTATACCATATTTATAGTTTGTGTGTAAACTATATTGTTTTGAATCTATAATAGGCATATAAAAGAGCCATCATTGATGGCTTAATTATTTATGGTTATAAAGTAATCACTTTGGCATCAGATTGTAAAAAATCAGTCAGCAGTTCTCCTGTATACATAACGTTCACACCTAGATTTTCTAATGCTTGATCAACGTTTAAATCTTCTGCGCACTTCTTACACGCATAAAGTGGGATGTTTTGCTTAGTCATCAAGGCAACGCGTCGTTTGACATCATCGTTCTCTACAACAATTTTTTGGGATGGTCCCCAAATAATCACTTCTACACTGTCCCACCAACCATTTTTCTTTGAAGCAATGATGTATGGTGTAATCATTTCTTGAATATCGACTAAATTGTCGCTTTTCCATAATACAACTAATTTCGTCATTTTTATCCTTTCTTAAAGCTTATTATTTGAAAACTATAAAAAAAAGTTCTAACAGTCGTTAGAACCCATTAATGTACATATGGTGCGGTCGACGGGATTTGAACCCACACATCACAAGGATACTACCCCCTCAAGGTAGCGCGTCTGCCGTTCCGCCACGACCGCATTGCATTATAAATTGTATCATATTTTATAAAATAATCTAGTCTTTTTGCAAAAAAAATTAAGGCTTGCAAAGGCAAGCCTTAATAAAATGTTCATGAATTATTTTAAGTTTTCTGCTAATAACTTCATTGTACGAATCATTTGTGCAGTATAACTCATTTCGTTATCATACCAACTGATAACTTTAACCATTTGACGTCCGTCAACAGTCATAACTTTCGTTAATTTTGCATCAAATAATGATCCATAAGTAATTCCAATAGTGTCACTTGAAACGATTGGATCTTCAGTATATCCTAAGGTTTCATTAGCATGTTTTTTCATTGCAGCATTAACTTCTTCTTCTGTAACTTCTTTTTCAAGTTCAACAACTAAGTCAACACAACTACCAGTAACGGTAGGAACACGCATTGCCATACCATCTAATTTACCATTTAATTTAGGTAATACTTTACCTACTGCGACAGCTGCTCCTGTAGATGTTGGAACGATATTTGCTGCTGCTGCACGTCCACGACGTGAATTAATGCCTTTAGGGTTTGGACCATCTAATGTGTTTTGTGCATTAGTATATGAGTGAATAGTTGTCATAAATCCTTTTACTAATCCGAACTCATCATCTAATACTTTAGCAATTGGTGCTAAACAGTTTGTTGTACAAGATGCACCACTTACAATGTTTTCAGTTCCATCAAGTTCTTCATGGTTAACATTGTATACAACTGTTTTTAAGTCACCTTTTGCTGGTGCACTAATAACAACTTTCTTAGCTCCAGCGTTGATGTGTTTTTGTGCTTTATCTTTAGATGTAAAGAATCCTGTACATTCTAAAACAACTTCGACACCTAATTCTTTCCAAGGTAAGTCTTCTGGATCGCGTTCTGCGTAAATTTTGATTGGATCTCCATCTACAACAATTTTGTCTCCGTCAACAGAAATTGCATCTGTTTTGTACCGTCCTTGAGCTGAATCGTATTTCAATAAGTGTGCTAATGTTTCAGCATCAGTTAAATCGTTAATCGCAACGATTTCAAAATCTGGATCATCGTCCATTAAACGGAATGCTAAACGTCCAATACGACCAAATCCGTTAATTGCAACTTTAATAGCCATTAAAATATTCCTCCTAATTTTTTTACTTCAATTATATTATAAATGGTTTAATTCTAAATTACAACTGATAAGATATGAATACAAACGCTTTCTCAAGTATTTAATGCTCTAATTAATAAAAAGGTTAGCCCCATGGCTAACCTAATTTTTAAACTGTTTGTTGTTCTCTTTGTTTCAATTCTTTGAAGTAAATTTCAAGAGCATTTTTATAATCACAGTCTGCACCATTCTCACATGTAGTGCACATGATAATTTCGCGTAAACGTTTTGGGATGAATGTTCTAATTTCGTCTTCATTATAACCCACTTGCATTTTTTCGTCTTCAATAATAATCGGACGTCTTAATACACTTGGATTGTCAATAATAAATTCGGTTAACTCAGAGATAGACATTTCATCTAAATCTAAATCATTCTCTTGAAATACCTTTGATCGAGTGGAAATAATGTCATCGAATCCACCCATTGTGTTTTTTAACATCAACAAGATATCATCACGTGTTAATTGAATGTTAAAAATGTTTTTCTCGCGGTAATCAATACGATGATCGTCAAACCACTTTTTTGCTTTACGGCAAGAGGAACAACTCGGTGTTGTGTAAATTTGAATCATATGACTCACCTCTTTTTTATAATTTTTATAATAAAATTCGACTGCATAAATATTATAACACATTATAAATAAGATGCAATAGGTAGTTTCTACTTTGTGAACGTTTTCATTCCAATGCACGGCCCTGTGTGTTATAATTGAAAAGGATAAAAGGAGGAAAAACAATGAAATGGGACTTAACAAAGCTCTATAAAACCCTTGACGAATGGGAAAAAGACGTCGCTTATATCGAAAACATGATTAAAGACTTACCTAATTATAAAGGTAAACTAGGTGATTATGACACGTTTTTAGATTATTATAAGAAACAAAAAGAAGGTGCAGTAAAATTGATGAAAGCTTATCAATATGCTGCCTTGACATCAGATTTAAACAAAAAGGATACAAAAAATGCTGCACGGGTGCAACAAATGGCAAATATTGTATCAAACTTACAACAAGCTACTGCGTTTGAACAACCAGAACTGATCGCACTAGGTAAAGAAAAAGTCATTTCTTTTATTGAAAGAGATCCCTTACTTGAAGAATACAGATTCTCTATTGAAAAATTATTTCATGCACAGGAACATGTGCTAGATGGAGAAAGTGAGGGCTTATTAGCCAATTTTGCAAACTTAAGTAACCAAGGTAGTGAAGTGTACAGTGCATTATCAATTGCGGATAAGGAAGACCAAGAAGTGACACTGTCTGATGGTGAGACAATCACTATAACAAGTGGTAACTTTAGAAGTTACTTAGCTGATTTAGAAGATGCCGAAGATAGAAAGAAAGTCTTCCGCGCTATCTTTGATAATTACATGGACAACAAAAATACATATGCGCAAATTTATAATACAATTTTACAACGTGATATTGCGAATATGAAGAGTCGAAAATATAATTCATCTCTTGAATCATATTTATTTGGTAATAACATACCAACTGATGTGTATCACAATTTAGTTGACGTTGCTGAAGCAAGCACAGATTTAATCAAACGATACTATAAGATTCGTAAAGATGTGCTGGGTCTTAAACACCACCATACCTATGACCGTTTTATGCCATTAGCTGAAAGTACGACTAAGTATACGTATAAAGAAGCACAAAACCTCTTCTTCGATTCGATTAATCATCTAGATGAGAATTTCGTTAAAAAAGCACAAAGCGCTATTGAAGAAGGCTACGTTGATGTGTATGAACAAGAAGGAAAACGGACTGGGGCGTATTCATGGGGATCACTCAATCAACATCCTTATATATTATTAAACTATGATGATACCTTAAACAGTGTGTTCACATTAGCCCATGAAGCTGGGCATTCAATGCATTCATTATTTAGTGCAGAAAATCAACCTGTCGCGACACAAAACTATACCATATTTGTCGCAGAAGTTGCTTCCACCTTTAATGAACACAATTTACTCGATTATTTCATTCACAATAAAAATACAGGTAAAGACGATAAAATCACTTTATTACAACAATCAATCGATGATATTTTAGGTACATTTTATCGTCAAACCCTTTTTGCGACTTATGAACTGCGTGCACATGAACTCGCAGAAAAAGGTGTACCGATTACCCACGAAACACTATCAGAAATTATGATTGATTTATACAAATCGTATTATGATATTGATATTACAGAAGAAGAAAGCAAACAATTTGTTTGGGCATATATCCCTCATCTTTTCCATACACCATTTTATGTTTACCAATATGCGACAAGCTTTGCCGCATCATTAAAACTCTACGAAATGGTAAAAGAGGATAATGCCAACATCAAACATCATATGGATTTATTAAAATCTGGTGGTAATGACTTCCCTGTTGAACAGATTAAAAAAGCCGGTGTTGACTTAACAACAAAAGAACCTTTCTTGGCAGTTGTTAACCGCTTAGAAACGTTACTTGATGAATTAGAACTTGCACTGAAAGAATAAATGTTGTATTATAAAATCACATAACACGATGATTAGACAGAGTACTATCACCCTTATGTTTATAGCGAGTTTAGGATGGTGAAAGCTAAACAACACAAGCGATAGGAATGGATCTATGAGTGGCACTAACCCTGCCCGTTACTCTACGTTACAGAGATAAGCGCTAGTAAAAATACTAGAACTAAGGTGGTACCACGGACATATAACGTTCGTCCTTTTCAGGACGGACGTTTTTTATATTTTTAAGGAGGACTATTTATGAAACGTATATTATCAGGTATTCAACCAACAGGGTCTTTAAATATAGGGACCTATTTGGGAAGTGTAAAAAACTTTGTTAAATTACAGAATGACATGCCAGATTATGAATTCTTTATCTTTATTGCGGACTTACATGCGATCACTGTCCCTAAAGATAAACAAAAACTAAGAAAACTCATCAAAGAACTTGCTGCGTTATATATTGCGTGCGGGCTTGATCCAGAGCGTGTAAACTTATTTATTCAATCAGAAGTGCCTGCGCATGGACAAATGGCATATTTATTACAGTGTAATGCGTATATTGGTGAACTTGAGCGGATGACGCAATATAAAGATAAGTCTCGCAATCAAGAAACGGGTGTAACAGTGGGGTTATTTACTTATCCAACATTAATGGCCGCAGATATTTTACTATATGATGCGGAATATGTTCC harbors:
- a CDS encoding DUF1295 domain-containing protein, whose amino-acid sequence is MDTKRIIIYTLLFVATLAIATIGFQHFDENGLLIPMLATLGYFTIFFIVAQIVKDNSIVDMGWGFGFVVGSVATLLTMNDPTTLSYIIVGFIAVWGSRLSARLIRRNWGKPEDFRYQQWREEWGDRVVIIAFFRVFMIQGIINFIVGSASYTVIKFNQFNFDGWTQYIVYLGLLVATIGLIFEVVGDEQLRRHINKQTKSLMSSGLWSLTRHPNYFGEILIWSGLYITGVALIDASISLGFYAILIISPVLMSTVLIKISTPMLEKHMEKYDGWDTYKANTPMIFPFTK
- a CDS encoding bile acid:sodium symporter, which gives rise to MKLLKSIKQHLMTSILIAMIFGLIIGRLTDISWMKQLILPLTFLMVYPMMVTLNFKEMTRPANKQLQITTQFINFLVFPFIAFAIGFLFLREEPYLYLGLFMISLFPTSGMTISWTVLGKGNVHAAIKMVVVGLLLGGILSPFYLSYLLGHDVDIAFLDIFSQVLLVVFLPLILAFITQYIIIKNVGEETFHSRIKPIFPRFSTLGLVLIIFVATGLKSRVLFARPSLLLQIILPVILLYVTYYIIVFMIAKYFFNKADGIALMHGTYIRNLSIALAITLQTFEEASIAALLIAVAFIVQVQLAAFNVKHVTKFLR
- the gap gene encoding type I glyceraldehyde-3-phosphate dehydrogenase encodes the protein MAIKVAINGFGRIGRLAFRLMDDDPDFEIVAINDLTDAETLAHLLKYDSAQGRYKTDAISVDGDKIVVDGDPIKIYAERDPEDLPWKELGVEVVLECTGFFTSKDKAQKHINAGAKKVVISAPAKGDLKTVVYNVNHEELDGTENIVSGASCTTNCLAPIAKVLDDEFGLVKGFMTTIHSYTNAQNTLDGPNPKGINSRRGRAAAANIVPTSTGAAVAVGKVLPKLNGKLDGMAMRVPTVTGSCVDLVVELEKEVTEEEVNAAMKKHANETLGYTEDPIVSSDTIGITYGSLFDAKLTKVMTVDGRQMVKVISWYDNEMSYTAQMIRTMKLLAENLK
- the pepF gene encoding oligoendopeptidase F gives rise to the protein MKWDLTKLYKTLDEWEKDVAYIENMIKDLPNYKGKLGDYDTFLDYYKKQKEGAVKLMKAYQYAALTSDLNKKDTKNAARVQQMANIVSNLQQATAFEQPELIALGKEKVISFIERDPLLEEYRFSIEKLFHAQEHVLDGESEGLLANFANLSNQGSEVYSALSIADKEDQEVTLSDGETITITSGNFRSYLADLEDAEDRKKVFRAIFDNYMDNKNTYAQIYNTILQRDIANMKSRKYNSSLESYLFGNNIPTDVYHNLVDVAEASTDLIKRYYKIRKDVLGLKHHHTYDRFMPLAESTTKYTYKEAQNLFFDSINHLDENFVKKAQSAIEEGYVDVYEQEGKRTGAYSWGSLNQHPYILLNYDDTLNSVFTLAHEAGHSMHSLFSAENQPVATQNYTIFVAEVASTFNEHNLLDYFIHNKNTGKDDKITLLQQSIDDILGTFYRQTLFATYELRAHELAEKGVPITHETLSEIMIDLYKSYYDIDITEEESKQFVWAYIPHLFHTPFYVYQYATSFAASLKLYEMVKEDNANIKHHMDLLKSGGNDFPVEQIKKAGVDLTTKEPFLAVVNRLETLLDELELALKE